The following coding sequences lie in one Vanacampus margaritifer isolate UIUO_Vmar chromosome 16, RoL_Vmar_1.0, whole genome shotgun sequence genomic window:
- the arhgap35b gene encoding rho GTPase-activating protein 35, translated as MMAKKQDVRFPIYNLIVVGLSGTEKEKGQCGVGKSCLCNRYVRPSADDFYLDHTSVLSTSDFGGRVVNNDHFLFWGEVSRLLEEGPECRMHVVEQTEFIDDQTFQPHRSTAMQPYIKRAAATKLASAEKLMYFCTDQLGLEQDFEQKQMPEGKLQVDGFLLCVDVSRGMNRNFDDQLKFVTNIYGQLSKTKKPIVLVLTKCDEGVERYIKDAHTFAITKKSLPVVETSARSNINVDLAFLTLVQLIDKSRGKPKIIPYFEALKLQSQQIASAKDRYEWLINRIVKNHNETWLNTSRRMNTSPEYKEYVFLEGTAKCKKLFQQHVYRLKQEHIERRRKIYLSTLPLALSSLVPDLDEIDQLSWSGVQKVLESKQHFAHWFVVLEDSPWEDTSHIDNMEDERIPSDLLETDEAEELFNAHLEHLRNECRRAEMRLEFKHKLASSPFVTPGRPWEEARSFIMNEEFYQWLEEPEYLDLYNRHQKETIDRAKEDFQELLLEYSELFYELEVDAKPSKEKMGAIQEVLVEEQRFKALQKLPAERDALVLKHIHFVYHPTKETCPSSPHCGDSKIEQLLASRFPTCYPFFDVKAHFGDTKADRINLVILGKDGLAREFANEIRALCTNDDWYVLDGKMYELTLRPIEGNVRLPVNSFHTPTFTPHGCLCLYNSKESLSYVIESLERLRESTLGRRDSHLAQLPTSLLLVTKRGVGSYVDVGGETALNLITQGQQVARRLQCSFLDPASPGVGYGHNVSESQINQVLRGLLDIRRSTSFSSSSPPLLPEPPGVRESPHQPAPEADLRIVMCLMCGDSYDIEQLLSPFLMHQHCRPMSNSGTSVLLEHTVAGHKLAIELSILSYHASFTLRKSRLVHGYFAVYSVSRKASLETLCAFLCEVQDIIPVQLLAVGDSQAELTESDYAREQQIQGEELAREIEGRFNSVVCGSGGVVGGMHRIEMFHPFLMEVVEKRNIVEATHMYDNVAEACTVENVYSPRCSSPSPVTMFLDSEDDVEPSPPYYDGTLTSHHGGFNLPDLDSNEISIISDIRDLESKLNNKVHPHVRVKPGVTFDFRKISRNPYMDTVGHRRSLPSAVTWVPGGDVGYDPSDYAEPMDAVCKPRPSNDEIIYSVPHDSTQGKIITIRNSNRMHSNGNGSDSEADSSSLERRRKFSAAGVKPRLYRDRSKRLGKFSNFRTSFIGSDDEMGALPKSKEDDFGTLKGESLVNEENEDPKKRNILKSLRRTAKKSRPKPRPAIPKPMESNYFGVPLVNVVSPDRPIPLFIEKCVRFIETTGLNTEGLYRVSGNKSEMESMQRQFEQDHGLDLVEKDFSINTVAGALKSFFSELPEPLVPCALQVDLLDAFKITDREQRLYTMKDVLRRFSRENYDAFKYVVSHLHKVSQLSRLNLMTSENLSICFWPTLMRPDFTTMDALTATRTYQTIIEIFIHQCAFFFYNQPLIDSPTGLGGLPASPTTTLGGSSAYSCYRSSPPHTGAHFSPLQQQSPPTTPQSPLQSLLPPLHQHAHPHPHHSPAEQETL; from the exons ATGATGGCGAAAAAGCAAGATGTCCGCTTCCCAATTTACAACCTCATTGTGGTTGGTCTGTCGGGTACGgagaaagaaaaaggacaaTGTGGGGTTGGAAAGTCCTGCCTGTGTAATAGGTATGTCAGGCCCAGCGCAGATGACTTCTACTTGGACCACACGTCAGTGTTGAGCACCAGTGACTTTGGGGGTCGAGTGGTTAACAATGATCACTTTCTGTTTTGGGGGGAGGTCTCGCGGCTTCTGGAGGAAGGGCCCGAATGCAGAATGCATGTGGTGGAGCAAACGGAATTCATTGATGACCAAACATTTCAGCCGCATCGTAGCACCGCTATGCAGCCTTATATTAAACGGGCGGCTGCAACCAAGCTGGCGTCAGCAGAGAAGCTAATGTACTTCTGCACAGATCAACTGGGCCTCGAGCAAGATTTTGAGCAAAAGCAAATGCCCGAGGGCAAGCTGCAAGTTGATGGTTTCCTGTTGTGCGTTGACGTCAGCCGGGGCATGAACCGCAACTTTGATGACCAGCTGAAATTTGTCACAAACATCTACGGTCAGCTCAGCAAGACTAAGAAACCCATCGTGTTAGTCCTCACTAAGTGCGATGAAGGAGTTGAACGCTACATCAAAGATGCGCATACCTTTGCTATCACTAAAAAGAGTCTGCCTGTAGTCGAGACATCTGCCCGTTCAAATATAAACGTGGACCTCGCCTTCCTCACTTTAGTTCAGCTGATTGATAAAAGCAGAGGCAAGCCCAAGATCATCccatattttgaagcattaaagcTCCAGAGTCAGCAAATAGCTTCCGCCAAGGATCGCTATGAATGGTTAATCAACCGGATAGTGAAGAATCATAATGAAACCTGGCTTAACACCAGTCGACGAATGAACACCTCCCCAGAGTACAAAGAATATGTTTTCTTGGAGGGAACAGCCAAATGCAAGAAGCTATTTCAACAACATGTTTACCGTCTGAAGCAGGAACATATTGAGCGGCGGCGTAAAATCTACCTGAGCACACTTCCTCTTGCACTTAGTTCTTTGGTGCCTGACCTGGATGAAATAGATCAGCTCAGTTGGTCTGGTGTACAGAAGGTTCTTGAGTCCAAGCAGCACTTTGCTCACTGGTTTGTCGTTCTGGAGGACTCTCCTTGGGAGGATACGTCTCACATCGACAACATGGAAGATGAGCGGATCCCGTCGGACCTCCTGGAAACGGACGAAGCAGAGGAATTGTTTAATGCCCACCTGGAGCATTTACGTAACGAGTGCAGACGTGCAGAGATGAGACTTGAGTTTAAACACAAGCTAGCGTCTTCTCCCTTTGTCACACCTGGTCGACCTTGGGAGGAGGCTCGCAGCTTCATCATGAACGAAGAGTTCTACCAGTGGCTTGAAGAACCCGAGTACTTAGACCTTTACAACCGTCATCAAAAGGAGACCATTGACCGTGCTAAAGAAGACTTCCAGGAGCTGTTACTGGAATATTCTGAGCTTTTCTATGAACTTGAAGTGGATGCCAAGCCGAGTAAAGAGAAGATGGGGGCAATTCAGGAGGTGTTGGTGGAAGAGCAGCGGTTCAAGGCGCTACAAAAGCTTCCAGCTGAAAGAGACGCTCTGGTATTAAAGCATATCCACTTTGTATATCACCCAACGAAGGAGACCTGCCCTAGCAGCCCCCACTGTGGTGACTCAAAGATTGAACAGCTCCTGGCGTCCCGTTTCCCTACATGTTATCCCTTTTTTGATGTGAAAGCTCATTTCGGCGATACAAAGGCTGACAGAATCAATCTTGTCATACTGGGAAAGGATGGACTGGCCAGAGAATTTGCCAATGAGATTAGGGCTCTCTGCACAAATGATGACTGGTACGTGCTGGACGGGAAGATGTATGAGCTGACGCTGCGGCCCATCGAGGGAAATGTGCGTCTTCCTGTCAATTCTTTCCACACTCCGACGTTCACCCCTCACGGATGTCTGTGTCTGTATAATTCAAAAGAATCCCTCTCCTACGTGATTGAAAGCCTCGAACGCCTTAGGGAATCAACGCTAGGTCGAAGGGACAGCCACTTGGCGCAGCTGCCAACGTCACTGCTCTTAGTCACCAAAAGAGGCGTAGGATCATACGTGGATGTTGGCGGAGAAACTGCCTTGAACCTAATAACGCAGGGACAGCAAGTTGCAAGGAGACTGCAGTGTAGCTTCTTAGATCCTGCCTCTCCTGGTGTCGGCTACGGGCATAATGTCAGTGAGTCACAAATCAACCAGGTGCTAAGGGGCCTTCTGGATATTCGTCGGAGTACATCCTTTAGTAGCAGCTCCCCTCCGCTCCTCCCTGAGCCCCCGGGCGTGAGAGAGTCACCTCATCAGCCAGCCCCAGAGGCAGACCTTCGCATTGTCATGTGCTTAATGTGCGGCGACTCCTACGACATTGAGCAGCTGCTGTCCCCCTTCCTGATGCATCAGCATTGCAGGCCCATGTCGAACAGCGGCACCTCTGTATTGCTCGAGCATACCGTCGCCGGACATAAGCTCGCTATAGAGCTATCTATTCTCTCATATCACGCCTCCTTCACTTTACGGAAGAGCAGGCTGGTACACGGCTACTTTGCTGTGTACTCGGTCTCCCGAAAAGCATCCCTGGAGACGCTGTGTGCGTTCTTGTGTGAGGTTCAGGACATCATCCCGGTGCAGCTGTTGGCAGTAGGGGACAGCCAGGCCGAGCTGACGGAGAGCGACTACGCCCGGGAGCAGCAGATCCAAGGAGAGGAACTTGCCCGTGAGATCGAAGGCCGTTTCAACAGCGTGGTTTGTGGATCTGGGGGCGTGGTGGGAGGCATGCACAGGATAGAGATGTTCCATCCCTTTCTCATGGAGGTGGTTGAGAAGCGCAACATTGTGGAAGCCACACACATGTACGATAATGTTGCCGAAGCGTGCACCGTTGAAAACGTGTACTCCCCACGCTGCAGTTCTCCCAGTCCTGTCACCATGTTCCTGGATTCAGAGGACGATGTGGAGCCTTCGCCGCCGTACTACGATGGCACCCTCACATCTCACCACGGGGGCTTTAACCTACCTGACTTAGACTCCAATGAAATCTCTATTATCTCTGACATTAGAGACCTTGAGAGCAAACTCAACAACAAGGTGCACCCCCACGTAAGAGTTAAACCCGGCGTCACTTTCGACTTCCGAAAGATCAGCCGTAACCCATACATGGACACGGTCGGTCACCGGCGCTCGCTGCCGTCTGCTGTTACCTGGGTACCCGGGGGCGATGTGGGCTACGACCCCTCAGACTACGCAGAACCGATGGACGCTGTTTGCAAGCCCCGCCCCAGCAACGACGAGATCATCTACTCTGTGCCACACGACAGCACGCAAGGGAAGATCATCACCATCCGTAACTCCAATAGGATGCATTCCAATGGCAACGGGTCCGACAGTGAAGCCGACAGCAGCTCTCTGGAGCGGAGGAGGAAATTCTCAGCGGCGGGCGTGAAGCCTCGTCTGTACCGCGATCGCTCCAAGCGGCTCGGCAAGTTCAGCAATTTCCGCACCAGCTTCATCGGCAGCGACGACGAGATGGGAGCGCTCCCAAAGTCCAAGGAAGATGACTTTGGGACACTGAAAGGTGAAAGTCTGGTTAATGAGGAGAATGAGGACCCCAAGAAGAGGAATATTCTGAAAAGTCTTCGACGAACAGCCAAG AAATCAAGACCAAAGCCCCGTCCAGCAATCCCCAAGCCGATGGAAAGCAACTATTTTGGGGTACCCTTAGTCAATGTGGTGTCCCCAGATAGACCCATTCCACTCTTCATTGAGAAGTGTGTTCGTTTCATCGAGACCAcag GTCTAAACACAGAAGGTTTGTACCGCGTAAGTGGGAACAAGTCTGAAATGGAAAGCATGCAAAGGCAGTTTGAACAGG ACCACGGATTAGACCTGGTGGAGAAAGACTTCTCCATAAACACTGTGGCTGGAGCCCTAAAGAGTTTCTTCTCCGAGCTGCCTGAGCCCCTGGTGCCTTGTGCTCTGCAGGTGGACCTACTGGATGCTTTCA AAATCACTGACCGAGAGCAGCGGCTGTACACAATGAAGGATGTCCTGAGGAGGTTCTCCAGGGAAAATTATGATGCCTTCAAGTACGTCGTGAGCCACTTACACAA